The Vitis vinifera cultivar Pinot Noir 40024 chromosome 1, ASM3070453v1 DNA segment taagaatctagtattacttcaacaaacataaattgataaatagaagatattataaataaatattttatttattaataaattaataatcttaaaataataaatttatataacatataaataagatataaaattgtataatttattaatttaagatatttaatttgttgttttttaagatattaatttatttgtattatgataaatttatttttattgaaataacaATATACTTTTAAGTCGCAGTTGCCAActgagattttaattttttttttaatttcaaatttaattaaaaactattaaattacaatttattattgaaattaaaaatatatactttaataataatttttttatgtttaaacttaagaatatagttttacttcaacaaacataaattaataaatagaaaatattataaataaatattttatttattaataaattaataatcttaaaataataaatttatataacatataagtataatttattaatttaagatatttaattttttttaagatattaatttatttgtattatgacaaatttatctttatcaaaataatagtatacttttaaACCGCAGTTGACATATATagaatttttgacaaaattagttaatgagATCCATTAGAAAAAGTTtactacaaaatgtaatttttagtaGTTTAATCAAAGTCACAACAAATACCCATTAAACATTATatagtagaaaaaaaaacatatataatttcaCATGCCTCCACAATGAGAGAACCTATGTGTAACTGGTACTCTCTTCATTTTTGGTCGTTTTTCTCTAAATATAGCATGTACTGCATGTGACACATGAAGAACATCTGTCTGTGATGGAATTGGAGCTGGAAAtagaggtggtggtggaggtagcAATCTAAGTCAACGTGGGCCCCGCCTACCTCTTGGAATGGCTGGCGGCAAATCTAGTTGAGTAGATGTGTCAATCTGCATAGGCATAGAGACAAATATAGATGTCTTTGGTGATGGTAGAACTGATGTCCTAAACTTAGGTCCTAATGGAGTAGCTAAGGAAGCATTTATGTGCAATGAAAAATGATCGACATATGGGGTAAAAGGCACTGAAAGTGGATCTGAAGAGGTAAGTGGTGGTAGGTCTGAAGAGATAGGAGGCTGCACTGATGATAGGTCTGAAGAGATGGGTGATTGTACTAATAGTAAGGATAAAAAGTGGGCCTTGAAATTAACCCCAATTTGAGAAACTTATCTTAAATTCTCCACCAGAAGGCTTCACCCTCAATCAATTTCCAAACCTCATTATCTTGAGAGGGACACGTGGACGAACCCTCACATGTGTGGTATACAACCCCcattaaaagttatatatatgcCTACCCCATTCAAAGTTTCAACTTCCAGTGGGTGGAATAATGAAGTTATATATGTACCTACTCCtattaaaagttatatatataccTACCTCCATTCAAAGTTTCAacttcacacttttttttttttaataggaaggAAATGACTCACCTTTCTCAAACTccgtaaatttttttttttttttaaatcaccttaATATTTGAaggataatttttaataaatttaaatatccataaaaatatataaatatttaaaatttaaccttCATATAATCAAGTCGTAATTCAAACAGAAAACGgtattatattttgataatattttaaataatatattgtataataaaaaataatttttatacaaacttatatttaaattacGACACTGCccttaatttgtatttatttattcatttttatacaTAGGATAATGCCCATCGACTCTATGATAGAAGAAACGGTCCTGAAGTCTCCTACTCCACCCTTCTTTTGGGCCGACAGAAAAGAGAACACTCCTACTTAAACTTCAGATTCCCTCACTTCTCTCTCTTATACTCACATCGTAGAAATAAACCAAGctcctcattttcttgtacGGCAGGCTTAATTCAGTCTTCAGCCATGTCCAGCTCAAGTCACAAGGGGATTCTCAAAACTGAAGCCCTCACAAAGGTAGGTTTCTTTATGAGAGTATATCTTATATTTCTATACCGAAGATATGTCTACAAGGTCttgaattgaaatgaaaaatatggaGTCCTGATGATTAAAAGGTGGATCTTGAAGTAATCTACATGCTGaagtttttttcctttgttgtgtGACAGTATATATTGGAAACAAGTGCATACCCAAGAGAGCATGAGCAGCTGAAAGGCCTCAGGGAGGCCACGGTAGAAAAGCATAAGTATTGGTAATATTCATATTAATAATCTGAGTTTATATTTGGAAGATCCAAATTGAGGTATAGAGAAGGgatgttatttaaaattaatcagCTTGAAtcctcaaaattattattattattttaattatttttagtccTTTTCTCAAACCTAGTTTTTTCCCCCTTCAATTTGAATTATCGAAAGtgcaagaaaaagagaaaaaaaaaatttatttaatgagtattcaagaaaaatgtttctactaaaaatatttcaaatagaaacattatcaaagtgtgtttgatagtaattttaatttttttaatatttaaaaaataaaaattttcaaatattaaaaagtttagAAACACTTCTTAGAATTATTAAACGCATTctattgttttcaatttttctaatacttgaaaaataaaatttttttaatgttataaatattaaaaacattttttaaaatcattatcaaacgcactctaagtattttttatcatttattaattaatacaaatttttaagtgttaaaaaagtttGGAAACCCTTTCTTAAATCACTGCAAAATGGACGCAATCTCCAAATatcacatttttcttcaaacaattttctcctttttgtttttttttttttttctctcccaataagttgttttcttctctatttttcaatttctctGACTTATTTTATAGTTTGGACTGAACCTCAGCCATTGGATTGGCCTCAAAATAAGCCCAGCCCAGCCAAACCGAGTCCACTAAAATCTCTGGCAATAGGCAGGCATAAAGGTGATAGGCATATATTAAGGGAAACtgtgatatttatttttatttttattaattttttaataaaaatgagagtAAGAATTAAAAATTCGCTAtcatataaatcaaaattcattttttcatcattttatttccATTCCACAATAAATAagaatggaaacaaaaatattCATTCTCATTCCCAATTTCTGAGTGCCAAACAACCCCTTAATTCACtctcattctcattctcattctcattcctATCCTAATCTACAGTgcattaataatttaattcctATGTGGCATGCAGGAGCCTGATGAATGTCCCTGTCGATGAGGGACAGTTCATTTCAATGCTTCTAAAGATCATGAATGCCAAGAAGACAATCGAGCTCGGAGTGTTCACCGGTTATTCTCTCTTGGCAACAGCTCTTGCCCTGCCTCAAGATGGCAAGGCAAAGCtctctagaaaagaaaatagttttcaaatttagaaaacatcCTTGAATTTCagacataaaatagtttttaaagaatatattcAACTGTTCTTCgtatttaagttttcaaataggaTTTTGTTCTCGAAAACAAGTGAGAATTGTTTTCAGGAAGTGTTTTTTGTGCAGATAATAGCGGTTGATCCAGATAAAGAAGCGTACCAAACTGGAGTGCCATTTATCAAGAAGGCAGGTGTGGAGCATAAGATCAACTTCATTCAATCAGATGCAATGACAGTTCTAAATGATCTCATTGCCGATGTAAGTGTCTTCTCCGTAGCTCGGGCCACCGCTGCCTTCAACCAAACACCTCTctaaatgaatgaatgaatgaatgtgTGCAGGGGAACGAAGAAGGGACATTGGATTTTGCGTTTGTGGATGCTGATAAGGAGAACTACCTCAACTACCATGAGCTGCTGCTGAAGTTGGTTAGAGTTGGAGGCATAATCGCTTACGATAACACTCTATGGTTTGGTTCAGTAGCGCgatctgaagaagaagaaatgatgGATTTTGAGAGAGCAGGCAGAGTCCATCTCATGAAGTTGAACAAATTCTTGGCATCAGATCCCAGGGTTGAACTCTCTCACCTTTCCATTGGAGATGGCGTCGCGCTCTGCAGGCGCCTCTATTAGCCTAAATCCATTCTCATGAGGTTTAGGGTTTGCTTATGGTGTTGATTTTTCAAGGAAGTCTTTTGACGGATTTCCATTTGTATTTGAACTCATGTCCAGACTCTGTTTTGGGAATGAATTTCTGCTTCaagtttaaattgaaaattttggacaCTGCCACTGATGTATCTATTAGGAATACATCTCCTTCCTGGCTTTACAGAGAGAGCGGAGAGGTTGTATCAAAAGAGTGCCTTGATTTGTTCCATTGAGTCCTAGAACAAGGTTTCATTCATTCTCCCTTGGACGACCTCTCAATTTGGTTCTTCAAGCCATGTCGAAGAGTGGCCTAGATGTGGGCTTAAAAAAGACTTTTTATGGTCGGAACTTATATGGGCCTAGCACAACACTGTCGACTTATGATATGAAGGACTTGTTTGgaaacattttaaaacaattttttagaataattttagaaaacagtttttttttttattttatgttttctataataaaaaattgtttagaaacttaaaatatttttaacctattcttatatttttaaataaatcttaaaattaatttttagatgtaacattttattttttaattattttctatatttatatcattatatttcaaaataaccctaaaaaataagtgaacaaattaaatataattagaaaatactctatttttaaaatacatggaATTTTTCATAAGTGGgataattattatctaaaatgacttttttatttGTCAGGTTGATAACACCAAttgacaatttaaaatatatatatatatataaaatacaattaaaacttaaaaaaaaactttaaaataaaaaattgactttTACTTTGTTAAAATACACTAGTAGAAAATATAGATATCAAGAAAGAGTTGAAAATATAATAggagtcaatattttattttatttttaaagttttttggttttaattgtatttaatttttaagtattttagttttaattgcattttaatttaaaaaaaattattttattattgatgtcaattaaaaaaaattattcaattttgattaaaaaaaaaattaaaagatgagTGAATTTATATAACACAggatttaaaatcattattaattagggaagtgtaaatattttatttatgatttgaGGATCCAGAGAATTTTTACACAATGATTTGcatctcatattatataataaaaaattataatatatttgtttataagatactttatcaaattaaaatgataaatttatttaatattatcaagtaaaaagGTATTtcaggaaataattatttgatttatgaaaaaatgagtgaatttaaaaaaattttaaattgatgaagataaaattgatttataaaagttggagttcttttttttatatattttttaaattaatgagtcaaaacccatttttttcaattattattattgttattattattattttaaagtattttccTAAAGTCATTCCAAAAGTAGTTGGCATGTTATTTTGAGTTTTGGGGTAAAATagtcattttataaaaaaaaataaaaaaaaaaatataaggttaACCACTTTGCaaaatttttgttcaaattaaTCCTTTTATTGTCATGCAGAgtccaatgaaaaaaaaaaaaaaaaaattttcaaaatttaacttgAAGTCTTATATGCCAAGTAAGGCTTCATTTTTTAGctgaaaatgaaaacaagatGGAGAGAATGGGAAAGGTGGGggaaaataaagtaaattaaaataattaaaaataaaaattctgatTGACGTGATCCAAATGGGCTAGTTTATAAGTTTCAACAGCAGTCCGATATGCATGCAAGGAATGATAGTTGgtagatattttgaatgtaaaagaggaagaaaaagactatatatattatattaggGTGGTTTCTGGCAATTCTAACTCCCACAAATTGCTCCTCCGATCTCTTATTTTGGTTGGATCAAGTTGATTCAACTTGACTTAGACACCCACCCAACTCTAGcaattataaagattaaaaaaattataatgaaaatgttaaatgaaattataaacaagtgtaaaactaaattttaatttattttttatattatagacatattataattaaaattcaattaattaagattttaaaatttaaaagttaaaaattaaagcAATTAAAAGTactatatttataaatttaaaattttaaataggttAAATGAGTTAGAATCATATTAATAAGTTAATCAAGTTAGAATCTtttgttgaattcaatagaTTATAATTGTATTAAGAGACTTGATATGCCCTAATTGTAGCAACCTGTTTTAGTTTGGTTATTTGCCCAATATGACTATCATAAGTACTAAGGTTGAACTTAGAAACCACATCTATAGAAAAATGTTGCCAATGGATCTCCTTATTACCAACCTCGTACCCTTGAAACCATTCTAAGGCTCTTCCTTCTAAATGTAAGGAAGTCAATCCTACCTTCTCATGATCTCCAATtccattaaattttaaaaaatctatcaCATTTCTAAATCCACCTACTTGGATTCTCACCTTCAAAAGTTGggaaattgagtttggaaaacTTAGTTTGAAGAAAGTTTGTGCCTTGTGAGTGATAGTCTGTCTCGTTTATGTTGATTGAAGCACTATCCCCATTCCTAGACTCCTCCTTTCTAGAAGTAACTTATTTGAGTTTCAGGTTTATTGTTGCAACCATTCTCGATAGTTTCTTAATTTTAGCAACTTTTCTTCTTCAAGAAGTTTtaccaacaacaacaacaacataataataataataataataatataaagattaatttctttttttaggaaACTTATCCCTAAGAGAAtatctacatatatata contains these protein-coding regions:
- the LOC100250567 gene encoding flavonoid 3',5'-methyltransferase-like; its protein translation is MSSSSHKGILKTEALTKYILETSAYPREHEQLKGLREATVEKHKYWSLMNVPVDEGQFISMLLKIMNAKKTIELGVFTGYSLLATALALPQDGKIIAVDPDKEAYQTGVPFIKKAGVEHKINFIQSDAMTVLNDLIADGNEEGTLDFAFVDADKENYLNYHELLLKLVRVGGIIAYDNTLWFGSVARSEEEEMMDFERAGRVHLMKLNKFLASDPRVELSHLSIGDGVALCRRLY